In one window of Streptomyces sp. FXJ1.172 DNA:
- a CDS encoding polyprenyl synthetase family protein, with translation MTVVGPFGLSVRDQALEADVQAGLAAVEEGLLEATKSEVPFITEAAQHLVRAGGKRFRPLLVMLAAQFGDPYAPGVVPSAVVVELTHLATLYHDDVMDEAAVRRGVDSANTRWNNSVAVLTGDFLFARASQILADLGPEAVRVQALAFERLVTGQILETAGPSDGRDPVEHYLDVLGGKTGSLVAVSCRFGAMMSGADETVVDVLSQYGERLGVAFQLSDDVLDIASDSHESGKTPGTDLREGIPTLPVLRLRERAARLGLPEDLALCELLDSDLSDDARHAEALTALRVHPALEQARRDAVRYAEEARAALSPLRDCDARAALEDLCDAVVHRAG, from the coding sequence GTGACCGTCGTCGGGCCGTTCGGGCTGAGCGTGCGGGACCAGGCTCTCGAAGCCGATGTCCAGGCCGGATTGGCGGCTGTCGAGGAAGGCTTGCTCGAGGCCACCAAGAGCGAGGTCCCGTTCATCACGGAGGCCGCGCAGCACCTCGTACGGGCCGGCGGGAAGCGGTTCAGGCCGCTGCTCGTGATGCTCGCGGCCCAGTTCGGCGACCCCTACGCGCCGGGCGTGGTGCCGTCGGCCGTCGTCGTGGAGCTGACCCACCTCGCCACGCTGTACCACGACGACGTGATGGACGAGGCGGCCGTGCGGCGCGGCGTGGACAGCGCCAACACCCGCTGGAACAACTCCGTCGCGGTCCTCACCGGCGACTTCCTCTTCGCCCGCGCCTCCCAGATCCTCGCCGACCTCGGGCCCGAGGCGGTCCGGGTGCAGGCCCTCGCGTTCGAGCGGCTGGTCACGGGTCAGATCCTCGAGACCGCCGGCCCCTCGGACGGCCGCGACCCGGTCGAGCACTACCTGGACGTGCTCGGCGGCAAGACGGGCTCGCTGGTGGCCGTGTCGTGCCGGTTCGGCGCGATGATGTCGGGCGCCGACGAGACGGTCGTCGACGTCCTGTCGCAGTACGGCGAGCGGCTCGGGGTCGCCTTCCAGCTCTCCGACGACGTGCTGGACATCGCCTCCGACTCGCACGAGTCCGGCAAGACCCCGGGCACCGACCTGCGCGAGGGCATCCCGACCCTCCCGGTGCTCCGGCTGCGCGAGCGCGCGGCCCGGCTGGGGCTGCCCGAGGACCTCGCGCTGTGCGAGCTGCTCGACTCCGACCTCAGCGACGACGCCCGGCACGCCGAGGCGCTGACCGCGCTGCGCGTGCACCCCGCACTGGAGCAGGCCCGCCGCGATGCCGTCCGCTACGCCGAGGAGGCCCGGGCCGCGCTGTCGCCGCTGCGGGACTGCGACGCCAGGGCGGCGCTGGAGGACCTGTGCGACGCGGTGGTGCACCGCGCGGGCTGA
- a CDS encoding transglycosylase SLT domain-containing protein, with translation MRATAQHRRTRTSRLVRTLAVVGTGAAVLALPVIGATSASATTGTTATTKASTTTGYSNNLDGWIRQSLAVMAQKGIPGSYSSIYRNVMRESSGNPLAINLWDSNAAAGIPSKGLLQVIDPTFNAYHVPGTSSNIYDPVANITAACNYAAARYGSIDNVYSAY, from the coding sequence ATGCGTGCCACCGCTCAGCACCGCCGTACCCGGACCAGCCGTCTCGTCCGCACCCTCGCCGTCGTCGGCACCGGTGCCGCCGTCCTCGCACTGCCGGTCATCGGGGCCACCAGCGCCTCCGCCACCACCGGCACGACGGCCACCACGAAGGCCTCCACCACCACCGGATACTCGAACAACCTCGACGGCTGGATCCGCCAGTCGCTCGCGGTCATGGCCCAGAAGGGCATCCCGGGCAGCTACAGCAGCATCTACCGCAACGTCATGCGGGAGTCCTCCGGCAACCCGCTGGCCATCAACCTCTGGGACTCCAACGCCGCCGCCGGCATCCCGTCCAAGGGACTGCTCCAGGTCATCGACCCGACCTTCAACGCGTACCACGTGCCCGGCACCTCCTCCAACATCTACGACCCGGTGGCCAACATCACCGCGGCCTGCAACTACGCCGCCGCGCGCTACGGCTCCATCGACAACGTCTACAGCGCGTACTGA
- a CDS encoding VOC family protein, whose amino-acid sequence MSTQTPAPLHWKLVIDAADPHTQADFWAAALHYTAEDNSALIERLLSAGALPGDATVEYHGRPAFRDLIAVRHPDDPYDPGSGTGLGRRLLFQRVPEPKTVKNRLHLDLHAGPERRAPELARLQALGARVVREVKEPAGEWLVLTDPEGNEFCLQ is encoded by the coding sequence ATGTCGACACAGACGCCCGCACCCCTGCACTGGAAGCTCGTCATCGACGCGGCCGACCCGCACACGCAGGCCGACTTCTGGGCCGCCGCGCTGCACTACACGGCCGAGGACAACAGCGCCCTGATCGAACGGCTGCTGTCCGCCGGCGCGCTGCCCGGCGACGCCACCGTCGAGTACCACGGCCGCCCAGCCTTCCGCGACCTGATCGCCGTACGGCATCCCGACGATCCGTACGACCCCGGGTCCGGCACCGGGCTGGGCCGGCGCCTGCTCTTCCAGCGCGTCCCGGAGCCGAAGACGGTCAAGAACCGCCTCCACCTCGACCTGCACGCCGGCCCCGAGCGGCGCGCGCCGGAGCTGGCCCGGCTCCAGGCGCTGGGCGCACGGGTCGTACGCGAGGTGAAGGAGCCCGCCGGCGAGTGGCTGGTGCTGACGGACCCCGAGGGCAACGAATTCTGCTTGCAGTAG
- a CDS encoding flavodoxin family protein, with amino-acid sequence MSRRFLFVLGSARTGGNTELLARTAAEQLPGDVEQRWIRLAEHPLPDFVDLRHDADHVRPPRDGSTSLLLDATLAATDIVIASPLYWYSVSGLTKRYLDHWSGWLRTPGLDFKATLAGRTLWGIAALADREPSVADPYVGTLNNSAAYMGMRFGGVLLGNGSGPGDVLKDADALTRAKTFFEREAPLARFPYETAAR; translated from the coding sequence ATGAGCCGCCGTTTCCTGTTCGTGCTCGGCAGTGCCCGCACTGGAGGCAACACCGAGCTGCTGGCCCGCACGGCGGCCGAGCAGCTGCCCGGCGATGTCGAACAGCGCTGGATCCGCCTCGCCGAGCACCCGCTGCCCGACTTCGTGGACCTGCGGCACGATGCCGATCACGTACGGCCGCCGCGGGACGGCAGCACCAGCCTGCTGCTGGACGCCACACTCGCGGCCACGGACATCGTGATCGCCTCGCCGCTGTACTGGTACTCGGTGTCCGGCCTCACCAAGCGCTACCTCGACCACTGGTCGGGCTGGCTGCGCACCCCGGGCCTGGACTTCAAGGCGACCCTGGCGGGCCGCACGCTCTGGGGCATCGCCGCGCTGGCCGACCGGGAGCCGTCCGTCGCCGATCCCTACGTCGGCACCCTCAACAACTCGGCCGCCTACATGGGCATGCGCTTCGGCGGGGTCCTGCTCGGCAACGGCAGCGGGCCGGGCGACGTACTGAAGGACGCCGACGCGCTCACGCGCGCCAAGACCTTCTTCGAGCGGGAAGCGCCCCTCGCGCGCTTCCCGTACGAGACGGCCGCCCGCTAG
- the fahA gene encoding fumarylacetoacetase: MPPFDVPEGDPFGPHNLPYGVFSPSGSTERRVGVRLGDHVLDAGAAAASLGSPHQSLLARPTLNSLLAAGRTAWSEVRQAITAWVTDPAHRTTLEPLFHPLSEVTLHLPFEVADYVDFYSSEHHARNVGRIFRPDAADSLTPNWKHLPIGYHGRSGTVVVSGTDVVRPSGQRKGPGDPAPVFGPSIRLDIEAEVGFVVGVPSEMGRPVPLGDFRDHVFGLCLLNDWSARDIQAWEYVPLGPFLGKSFATSVSAWITPLEALEHARVAAPERTHPLLPYLDDSAPGIEPGGYDLRISVAINGHVVAEPPFSTMYWTAAQQLAHMTVNGASLRTGDLYGSGTVSGPGERQRGSLLELTWNGGEPLELPDGKRAFLEDGDVVTLSAWAPGPDGRRVGLGEAGGRVVAG; the protein is encoded by the coding sequence ATGCCCCCCTTCGACGTCCCCGAGGGCGACCCCTTCGGCCCGCACAACCTTCCCTATGGCGTGTTCTCGCCCTCCGGCAGCACGGAGCGGAGGGTCGGTGTCCGGCTCGGGGACCACGTCCTCGACGCGGGCGCCGCGGCAGCCTCCCTCGGCTCGCCGCACCAGTCACTGCTCGCCCGCCCCACCCTGAACTCCCTGCTGGCCGCCGGCCGCACGGCCTGGTCGGAGGTACGGCAGGCGATCACGGCCTGGGTCACGGACCCCGCGCACCGCACGACACTGGAGCCGCTGTTCCACCCCCTGTCCGAGGTGACGCTGCACCTGCCCTTCGAGGTCGCGGACTACGTCGACTTCTACTCCTCGGAGCACCACGCCCGTAACGTCGGCCGGATCTTCCGCCCGGACGCCGCGGACTCCCTCACCCCCAACTGGAAGCATCTGCCGATCGGTTACCACGGCCGCTCCGGCACGGTCGTCGTCTCGGGCACGGACGTCGTACGGCCGTCCGGGCAGCGCAAGGGCCCGGGCGACCCGGCACCCGTGTTCGGCCCGTCGATCAGGCTCGACATCGAGGCCGAGGTCGGCTTCGTCGTGGGCGTCCCGTCCGAGATGGGCCGCCCGGTCCCACTGGGCGACTTCCGTGACCACGTGTTCGGTCTCTGCCTCCTGAACGACTGGTCCGCGCGGGACATCCAGGCCTGGGAGTACGTCCCCCTCGGCCCCTTCCTCGGCAAGTCCTTCGCGACCTCGGTGTCGGCGTGGATCACCCCGCTCGAAGCGCTGGAGCACGCGCGCGTGGCCGCCCCGGAGCGCACGCACCCGCTGCTGCCCTATCTGGACGACTCCGCACCGGGCATCGAGCCGGGCGGCTACGACCTGCGGATCTCCGTCGCGATCAACGGCCACGTGGTCGCCGAACCACCGTTCTCGACCATGTACTGGACCGCCGCCCAGCAGCTCGCCCACATGACCGTGAACGGCGCCTCGCTGCGCACCGGCGACCTGTACGGCTCGGGCACGGTCAGCGGCCCCGGGGAACGCCAGCGCGGCTCACTGCTGGAGCTGACGTGGAACGGCGGCGAGCCCCTCGAACTCCCCGACGGCAAGCGGGCCTTCCTGGAGGACGGGGACGTGGTGACGCTGTCCGCGTGGGCCCCTGGTCCGGACGGACGCCGGGTCGGGCTGGGAGAGGCCGGCGGGCGGGTCGTGGCGGGATGA
- a CDS encoding ABC transporter ATP-binding protein, producing MDGPSATEREAGDAGERAPGQAEASVIATHGLTKRYRGGQLAVDGLDLTVPAGSVFGFLGPNGSGKTTTIRMLMGLIEPTAGTASVLGRPMPRAARAVLPEVGALIEGPALYGFLSGRDNLLRYDAADPTADPRTRRARVAAALDRVGLTAAAGKKAKAYSLGMKQRLGLAAALLQPRRLLVLDEPTNGLDPQGMREIRTLIRELAADGTTVFLSSHLLDEIEQVCTHAAVMTQGRLVTQGAVADLAAGARGRLVVTTPDTAEAARVLKEQGVADVTADGDQVTGEPPARDLAEVNAALVAAGVRVRGFALERASLEDAFVALTGEGFDVAG from the coding sequence ATGGACGGACCGTCCGCCACGGAGCGTGAGGCGGGGGACGCGGGGGAGCGTGCCCCGGGGCAGGCGGAGGCGAGCGTCATCGCCACGCACGGCCTCACCAAGCGCTACCGCGGCGGACAGCTCGCCGTCGACGGTCTCGACCTGACCGTCCCGGCGGGCAGCGTCTTCGGCTTCCTCGGCCCGAACGGCTCGGGCAAGACCACCACCATCCGCATGCTGATGGGCCTGATCGAGCCGACCGCCGGCACGGCCAGCGTGCTGGGCCGCCCGATGCCCCGGGCGGCCCGTGCCGTGCTCCCTGAGGTCGGCGCGCTCATCGAAGGCCCCGCCCTGTACGGCTTCCTCTCCGGCCGGGACAACCTGCTGCGCTACGACGCCGCCGACCCGACCGCCGACCCCCGCACCCGGCGCGCCCGCGTCGCCGCCGCCCTGGACCGGGTGGGCCTCACGGCCGCCGCCGGCAAGAAGGCGAAGGCGTACTCGCTCGGTATGAAGCAGCGCCTGGGCCTCGCGGCCGCGCTGCTCCAGCCGCGCCGGCTGCTCGTGCTGGACGAGCCCACCAACGGCCTCGACCCGCAGGGCATGCGGGAGATCCGCACCCTGATCAGAGAGCTGGCCGCCGACGGTACGACCGTATTCCTCTCCTCCCATCTCCTCGACGAGATCGAGCAGGTGTGCACCCACGCGGCGGTCATGACGCAGGGCCGGCTCGTCACCCAGGGCGCGGTGGCCGACCTCGCGGCGGGTGCGCGCGGCCGGCTGGTGGTGACCACCCCGGACACGGCCGAGGCGGCCCGGGTGCTGAAGGAGCAGGGCGTCGCGGACGTCACCGCCGACGGCGACCAGGTCACCGGCGAACCGCCCGCGCGGGACCTCGCCGAGGTGAACGCGGCCCTGGTCGCGGCGGGGGTGCGGGTCCGCGGCTTCGCGCTCGAACGGGCCTCGCTGGAGGACGCGTTCGTGGCACTGACGGGGGAGGGCTTCGATGTCGCGGGCTGA
- a CDS encoding LolA family protein, with protein sequence MAPYESDDAVDDARGDAAPEGVPHAGRRKAARYAVPVAVVGVAAATIGLVPALAASGDPDLPKITAHQLIDKIAKSDVQQLSGTVKISTDLGLPNLGGLESGLVSGAAKGSGDGSSADPQAKLTELVSGVHTLRVATDGPEKQKLSLLESGSEYSLIHNGTNVWGYDSKTNSVFHGTSADSGKDHRAEPPATPKDFADQALKGVDGTTSVTVDGTEQVAGRAAYKLLIKPRQSGTTVGAISIAVDARTGMPLKFTLTPKSGGAAVVDAGFTEVSFARPAASAFAFTAPKGAKVTEQKKDATARQHAPKAGEGFAGGREGSTVLGKGWTSIATFDTGAKGGLPAGGSKAGDLSGFLGSLGDHVSGKFGKGTVFSTRLVNALITDDGKVYAGAVTKDALVKAANEGK encoded by the coding sequence ATGGCACCGTACGAATCCGACGACGCAGTGGACGACGCGCGGGGGGACGCCGCGCCGGAAGGGGTCCCGCACGCCGGACGCCGCAAGGCCGCGCGGTACGCGGTCCCGGTCGCGGTGGTGGGCGTGGCGGCGGCCACGATCGGGCTGGTCCCGGCGCTCGCCGCCTCGGGCGACCCCGACCTGCCCAAGATCACCGCACATCAGCTCATCGACAAGATCGCCAAGTCGGACGTGCAGCAGCTGTCCGGCACCGTGAAGATCAGCACCGACCTCGGCCTGCCGAACCTCGGCGGCCTGGAGAGCGGCCTGGTCTCCGGAGCGGCCAAGGGCTCCGGCGACGGCTCCTCCGCCGACCCCCAGGCCAAGCTCACCGAGCTGGTCTCCGGCGTGCACACGCTGCGCGTCGCCACCGACGGCCCCGAGAAGCAGAAGCTGTCGCTGCTGGAGAGCGGCTCCGAGTACAGCCTCATCCACAACGGCACGAACGTATGGGGCTACGACAGCAAGACCAACTCGGTCTTCCACGGCACCTCCGCCGACTCCGGCAAGGACCACCGGGCCGAGCCCCCGGCCACGCCCAAGGACTTCGCCGACCAGGCGCTGAAGGGGGTGGACGGCACCACGTCCGTCACCGTCGACGGCACCGAGCAGGTCGCCGGGCGCGCCGCCTACAAGCTGCTGATCAAGCCCCGGCAGTCCGGTACCACGGTCGGCGCGATCAGCATCGCCGTCGACGCCAGGACGGGCATGCCGCTGAAGTTCACGCTGACCCCGAAGAGCGGCGGCGCCGCCGTCGTCGACGCGGGCTTCACCGAGGTCTCCTTCGCCAGGCCGGCTGCCTCCGCCTTCGCCTTCACCGCGCCCAAGGGCGCGAAGGTGACGGAGCAGAAGAAGGACGCCACGGCACGGCAGCACGCGCCGAAGGCCGGCGAGGGCTTCGCCGGGGGCCGCGAGGGATCCACGGTCCTCGGCAAGGGCTGGACGTCCATCGCCACCTTCGACACCGGCGCCAAGGGCGGCCTGCCGGCCGGCGGTTCCAAGGCCGGTGACCTCAGCGGCTTCCTCGGCTCGCTCGGTGACCACGTCTCCGGGAAGTTCGGCAAGGGCACGGTCTTCTCCACCCGCCTGGTCAACGCCCTGATCACCGACGACGGCAAGGTCTACGCCGGCGCGGTGACCAAGGACGCCCTGGTGAAGGCGGCGAACGAGGGAAAGTGA
- a CDS encoding ABC transporter permease — protein sequence MSRAETLPAAPVAEARRPSPLWTFGLLRSELVTTLRRWRTLALLGVLAAVPVLVGIAVKIQTRGGGSADHGGQGPAFISQITNNGLFLVFTALAATLPFFLPMAVGVVAGDAIAGEAGAGTLRYLLVAPAGRSRLLLTKYTTVMAFCLLATLVVAVSALITGALLFPLGGLTTISGTRISFAEGLGRALLIALVVAASLVGVAALGLFVSTLTGSGIAAMATTVGLLITVQILDQIPQLHALQPYFFSHYWLSFADLMRDPVYWDDLEKNLGLQALYAAVFGSAAWARFTTKDISA from the coding sequence ATGTCGCGGGCTGAGACACTCCCGGCGGCCCCGGTGGCCGAGGCGCGTCGGCCGAGTCCGCTGTGGACGTTCGGGCTGCTGCGCAGCGAGCTGGTCACGACGCTCCGCCGCTGGCGCACGCTCGCCCTGCTCGGGGTGCTGGCCGCGGTGCCGGTGCTGGTCGGGATCGCGGTGAAGATCCAGACGCGCGGCGGCGGTTCGGCGGACCACGGCGGCCAGGGCCCGGCGTTCATCTCGCAGATCACCAACAACGGTCTGTTCCTGGTGTTCACGGCGCTGGCCGCGACCCTGCCGTTCTTCCTCCCTATGGCCGTCGGGGTCGTCGCGGGCGACGCGATAGCCGGCGAGGCGGGCGCGGGCACCCTGCGCTATCTGCTGGTCGCCCCGGCCGGCCGGAGCAGGCTGCTGCTCACCAAGTACACGACCGTGATGGCCTTCTGTCTGCTGGCCACCCTGGTCGTCGCCGTCTCGGCACTGATCACCGGTGCGCTGCTGTTCCCGCTGGGCGGCCTGACGACGATATCCGGCACCCGGATCAGCTTCGCCGAGGGCCTCGGCAGGGCCCTGCTGATCGCGCTGGTCGTCGCCGCCTCACTGGTCGGCGTGGCCGCGCTCGGCCTGTTCGTGTCCACGCTCACGGGCAGCGGGATCGCGGCGATGGCGACGACGGTCGGACTGCTCATCACCGTCCAGATCCTCGACCAGATACCCCAGTTGCACGCGCTGCAGCCGTACTTCTTCTCGCACTACTGGCTGTCGTTCGCCGACCTGATGCGCGACCCGGTCTACTGGGACGACCTGGAGAAGAACCTCGGCCTGCAGGCGCTGTACGCGGCCGTGTTCGGCTCGGCGGCCTGGGCGAGGTTCACGACGAAGGACATCAGCGCGTAG
- a CDS encoding NAD(P)-binding domain-containing protein: MTRPVAVIGAGPFGLSTAAHLRARGIPVRVFGDPMVSWRGHMPEGMILKSTPAASSLDCPQPGHTLADYCDAAGIRRLVTDEDVIPVETFIAYGEWFQQQLLPGLERVRVVSVDRVAARGTDGGFELKLDSGEMFTARAVVVATGLSGLAHLPAELAAAAADGPSPTGPVSHSSQHHDLGRFAGQELIVVGAGQSALETAALAAEAGARVRVVARGRGRVAFGAPPWEQPRLRPESPFGRAWSLWALSYYPQPYRHLPEATRHYLVRRVLGPLGAWWLRERFEASVQVQEVERIVSAEVSGNSPVLTVRTPAHSRTGSSGGTPAGRIERLTADHVIAATGYRVSLAAMDFLGHGLRTRLAVSRGTPKLGPGCVSSVPGLYFTGLPAASSYGPVMRFVCGTRFASPRLAKHLAAAHG, from the coding sequence GTGACTCGACCGGTTGCAGTCATCGGGGCCGGGCCGTTCGGCCTGTCCACCGCCGCCCATCTGCGGGCGCGCGGCATTCCCGTCCGTGTCTTCGGCGACCCCATGGTCAGCTGGCGCGGCCACATGCCCGAGGGCATGATCCTGAAGTCGACACCCGCCGCCTCCAGTCTGGACTGCCCGCAGCCCGGCCACACCCTCGCGGACTACTGCGACGCGGCCGGGATCCGCCGCCTGGTGACGGACGAGGACGTCATCCCGGTGGAGACCTTCATCGCCTACGGCGAGTGGTTCCAGCAGCAGTTGCTGCCCGGCCTGGAGCGGGTGCGGGTGGTCTCCGTGGACCGCGTCGCGGCTCGCGGCACCGACGGCGGCTTCGAACTGAAGCTGGATTCAGGGGAGATGTTCACCGCGCGCGCGGTCGTCGTCGCCACCGGGCTGTCGGGCCTCGCGCACCTGCCGGCCGAGCTGGCGGCAGCCGCGGCCGACGGACCGTCCCCCACGGGCCCGGTCTCGCACAGTTCCCAGCACCACGACCTCGGCCGGTTCGCCGGCCAGGAGCTGATCGTCGTCGGCGCCGGCCAGTCCGCGCTGGAGACGGCGGCACTCGCCGCCGAAGCGGGCGCACGCGTGCGCGTGGTCGCGCGCGGCCGCGGCCGGGTCGCCTTCGGTGCCCCGCCCTGGGAGCAGCCGAGGCTGCGCCCCGAGTCCCCCTTCGGCCGCGCCTGGTCGCTGTGGGCGCTCAGCTACTACCCGCAGCCCTACCGCCATCTGCCCGAAGCCACCCGCCACTACCTGGTCCGCCGGGTCCTCGGACCGCTCGGCGCCTGGTGGCTGCGCGAGCGGTTCGAGGCGAGCGTGCAAGTCCAGGAGGTCGAGCGGATCGTGTCCGCCGAGGTGTCCGGCAACAGCCCCGTCCTCACCGTCCGCACGCCGGCGCACTCTCGAACCGGCTCGAGCGGGGGGACCCCCGCCGGCCGTATCGAGCGGCTCACCGCCGACCACGTCATCGCGGCGACCGGCTACCGCGTCAGCCTCGCGGCGATGGACTTCCTGGGCCACGGACTGCGCACCCGACTCGCCGTGAGCCGCGGCACGCCGAAGCTCGGCCCCGGCTGTGTGTCGTCCGTCCCCGGCCTGTACTTCACCGGCCTCCCGGCGGCGTCCTCGTACGGCCCGGTGATGCGCTTCGTGTGCGGTACGCGGTTCGCCTCCCCGCGCCTGGCGAAACACCTGGCGGCCGCTCACGGCTGA
- a CDS encoding HAD family hydrolase yields MAASPAYALIATDLDGTLLRGDDTVSDRSLAALGRVARAGGRHLVVTGRPAPRVRPLLARLGCTGLAVCGQGAQVYDAAAGRLLWSVRLDRALAETALGKIEAEVGQVYAAVDQDGVDGLTLIEPGYRMPHPTLPAVRVGRRDDLWSEPISKVLLRHAALSDDELADIARAVVGSLATVTMSGPGTVELQPCGVTKATGLALAAERLGIEAPQALAFGDMPNDIPMFDWAGHGVAMANAHPELKAVADEITLSNEDDGIAVVLERLFPAG; encoded by the coding sequence ATGGCAGCCTCCCCCGCATATGCACTGATCGCCACTGACCTGGACGGAACGCTGCTGCGCGGCGACGACACGGTCTCCGACCGGTCGCTCGCGGCGCTGGGGAGGGTGGCGCGGGCCGGCGGACGGCACCTGGTGGTGACGGGCCGGCCCGCCCCGCGGGTACGGCCGCTGCTGGCCCGCCTCGGCTGCACGGGGCTCGCGGTGTGCGGGCAGGGCGCACAGGTCTACGACGCCGCGGCCGGCCGCCTCTTGTGGTCGGTCAGGCTGGACCGGGCACTGGCCGAGACAGCGCTCGGCAAGATCGAGGCAGAGGTGGGGCAGGTCTACGCGGCCGTGGACCAGGACGGCGTCGACGGGCTCACGCTCATCGAACCGGGGTACCGGATGCCGCACCCGACGCTGCCCGCGGTGCGGGTCGGCCGGCGCGACGACCTGTGGAGCGAGCCCATCAGCAAGGTGCTGCTGCGCCATGCCGCCCTGTCCGACGACGAGTTGGCGGACATCGCGCGCGCGGTGGTGGGTTCGCTCGCGACGGTCACCATGTCGGGGCCGGGGACCGTGGAACTCCAGCCGTGCGGGGTGACCAAGGCGACCGGGCTGGCACTGGCCGCCGAGCGGCTGGGGATCGAGGCCCCACAGGCCCTGGCGTTCGGGGACATGCCCAACGACATCCCGATGTTCGACTGGGCCGGACACGGGGTCGCCATGGCCAACGCCCACCCCGAACTCAAGGCGGTGGCCGACGAGATCACCTTGTCGAACGAGGACGACGGCATCGCCGTCGTCCTCGAACGACTCTTTCCGGCCGGCTGA
- a CDS encoding carboxylate--amine ligase, whose protein sequence is MPFEADRDVPGLIVKFGDYPLHHGGVGAIRSLGRLGVPMYAITEDPYTPAASSRYLERAFVWPTTGAEDPDHLVEGLLRIGRRIGRPAVLIPTDEEAAVLIAEHQDELAGSFLFPRVEPGLPRRLASKQGLHELCVEHGISSPSAAFPESYEDVVAFADTARFPVVAKNREAFVRRRRPAVNGTTRIATREGLLTLARDWGEEPGVILQEYLPREEAEDWIVHACFGPDSAPLALFTGVKVRSWPPHAGMTANAYVVDNPELADLAARFIKQIGFSGIIDLDLRFDRRDGQYKLLDFNPRMGAQFRLFESESGVDVVRAMHLSLTGRAVPEGEQRAGHRYIVENIDLPALLAYRRSGYTTPHAPAKASGTELAWLAGDDPLPFLTMLARFVRPGAKHLYQLWRTHRRGSGTSTK, encoded by the coding sequence GTGCCGTTCGAAGCGGACCGTGACGTGCCGGGACTGATCGTCAAGTTCGGCGACTATCCGCTGCATCACGGCGGAGTGGGAGCCATCCGAAGCCTGGGTCGCCTCGGCGTGCCCATGTACGCCATCACCGAGGATCCGTACACGCCCGCGGCTTCCTCGCGCTATTTGGAGAGGGCCTTCGTGTGGCCCACGACCGGCGCGGAGGACCCGGACCACCTGGTCGAGGGCCTGCTGCGCATCGGGCGCCGGATCGGCCGCCCGGCCGTTCTGATACCCACCGACGAGGAGGCCGCCGTCCTGATCGCCGAGCATCAGGACGAGCTGGCCGGATCTTTTCTCTTCCCGAGGGTCGAGCCGGGGCTGCCGCGCCGGCTCGCGAGCAAACAGGGGCTGCACGAACTGTGCGTCGAGCACGGCATATCGAGTCCGTCGGCCGCGTTCCCGGAGTCGTACGAGGACGTCGTCGCCTTCGCGGACACGGCCCGCTTCCCGGTGGTGGCCAAGAACCGTGAGGCGTTCGTCCGGCGGCGCCGGCCCGCCGTCAACGGCACCACGCGGATCGCCACCCGCGAGGGCCTGCTCACCCTGGCCCGCGACTGGGGCGAGGAACCGGGCGTGATCCTCCAGGAGTACCTGCCGCGCGAGGAGGCCGAGGACTGGATCGTGCACGCCTGCTTCGGCCCGGACTCCGCTCCGCTCGCACTGTTCACCGGCGTCAAGGTCCGCTCGTGGCCGCCGCACGCCGGCATGACGGCGAACGCGTACGTCGTCGACAACCCGGAACTCGCCGACCTCGCCGCGCGTTTCATCAAACAGATCGGCTTCAGCGGCATCATCGACCTCGACCTGCGCTTCGACCGGCGCGACGGACAGTACAAGCTCCTGGACTTCAACCCGCGCATGGGCGCCCAGTTCCGGCTCTTCGAGAGCGAGTCGGGGGTGGACGTCGTACGCGCCATGCACCTCAGTCTCACCGGCCGCGCCGTACCGGAGGGGGAACAGCGCGCCGGCCACCGCTACATCGTGGAGAACATCGACCTGCCCGCCCTCCTCGCCTACCGCCGCAGCGGCTATACGACGCCGCACGCGCCGGCGAAGGCGAGCGGGACGGAGCTGGCCTGGCTCGCGGGTGACGACCCGCTGCCGTTCCTCACGATGCTCGCCCGCTTCGTGCGCCCGGGCGCGAAGCACCTGTATCAGCTGTGGCGGACCCACCGCCGCGGCAGCGGCACCTCCACGAAGTAG